The Ralstonia pickettii DTP0602 genome segment CGCCAGCGTCGGCCTGAACATCGAGCTGCCGCACGAGCAGCAGGGCAATCCGTACCAGGACATTGCCATGCGCTTCCGCCACTTCTTTACGCGCAAGGTCACCTTCGTCAAGAACTCGGACGCCTTTATCGTGATGCCAGGCGGCTTTGGCACGCTCGACGAGCTGGCCGAGGTGCTGACGCTGGTGCAGACCGGCAAGTCGCGCTCGGTGCCGGTGATCATGTTCGGCAGCCGCTTCTGGAAGGGCCTGCTCGACTGGTTCCGCTTCACGCTGCTGCCGATGGGCCTGATCGCCGAGCACGACCTGGACCTGATGAAGATCGTGGACGAACCGCATGAAGTGCTCGAAGCGGTCTACGACTACTACGAGCGCCGCGGCGGCGACAAGCCGATCCCGCCCAAGGAAGAAATGTTCTACCTGTAAGGCTGGCGGGCGGGACGCGGGGCGCGGCGCCCCGCCGCAAGCCGCGTTCCCAGCACATCGCGCCGTTGCGCAGGTGTCCCACGGGGCACGGCGGCGGCCTGCGCACGGCAGGAATTGCTAGAATGGAACTTGTCCGTCTGCCAGGCCCCGGCGCCGCCGGAGCGCAGACCCACCGCCAGTCAAACTGCCGCATGCCGCGGCGCTGCGCGCCCGATACGCGCAGCGCTGCACAGGAGCACCTGATGACCTCCCCCTCACCCGTCCGGGCCACCCGGTTCGTCGCCGTGGCTGACGAACCTGAACCTGCCAGGCTGTCCCCGGCCCGGATCGCCGCCATCGCGGCCGCCGCGCTGGCGCTGGTCGCTCCCGGCCTGGCGCTGGCCCAGGAGCAGCAAAGCAATGCGCTGACGCAGCAGGAGCTGAACCAGATCAACAACCAGCCGATTGCCCCGGCGGCCAAGTCGCAGCTGAACCAGCCGCGCCAGCCGAGCTTCCAGCTCAATGAGCGCGACGGCACGCAGGTGCGCGAGTACCGCAACAAGGGCCGGGCCACCGACATCCAGGTCCAATCGGGTTTCGGCACCAAGTATGAGATGAGCAAGCCGGAAGACAGCTCGCCCAGGATCCGCGAGCATGACGTCAACCGCGTGCCGTCGGTCAACCTGAAGTTCTGAACGTCGTCCACGGATTCAGTGGACTAGCCCACGGCCCGGCATAGCCGGGCCGCGCCGGCCCTCCGGCAGTCATGCCGCGGCGGCGGACCGCGTTTTGTCCGCAACTGCCTCCGCCGCTTTCCGATTCGCTTCACACAACGAGTATGGCCGTATTCACCACGGTCTCGCAGGACGAGATCGCCCGCTGGCTGCTGGATTTCGACCTTGGCGAAGTGCGCGAACTGCGCGGCATCGCCTCTGGCATCGAGAACAGCAATTTCTTCCTCACCATGGAGCACGAGGGCCAGGCGCGCCAGTACGTGCTGACCATCTTCGAGCGCCTGACGTTCGAGCAGCTGCCCTACTACCTACACCTGATGGCACACCTGGCCGAACGCGGCATCCGCGTGCCGGCGCCGATCCCGGCGCGCGACGGCGAGATCCTGCGCCCGCTCAAGGGCAAGCCCGCCACCATCGTCACACGGCTGCCCGGGGCGTCGCAACTGGCGCCCGACCGGCAGCACTGCGCCGAAGTGGGCGACATGCTGGCGCGCATGCACCTGGCCGGTCAGGACTACCCGCACCGCCAGCCCAACCTGCGCAGCCTGCCGTGGTGGCAGAAGACGGAAGCCGAGATCCTGCCTTTCCTCGATGCTGGCCAGCGCGCGCTGCTGCAGCGGGAGATCGCCCACCAGGCCGTGTTCTTCGCCAGCGCGGACTACGCCAGCCTAGGCGAAGGCCCCTGCCACTGCGACCTGTTCCGCGACAACGCGCTGTTCGAAGAGGACGGCAGCGGGCGCCACCGGCTGGGCGGTTTCTTCGACTTCTACTTTGCCGGCAACGACAAGTGGCTGTTCGACCTGGCGGTCACCGTCAACGACTGGTGCATCGACCTGGCCAGCGGCGAACTCGACCACGAGCGCGCGCAGGCGCTGCTGCGGGCTTATCATGCGGTCAGGCCGCTGACCGGCACCGAGGCCGCGCACTGGCAGGACATGCTGCGCGCGGGTGCGCTGCGCTTCTGGGTATCGCGACTGTGGGACTTCTACCTGCCGCGCGAGGCCGACATGCTGCAGCCGCACGATCCGACCCATTTCGAACGTATCCTGCGCCGGCGCCTGGACGCGAACCCCGCGCACGCCCCGCTCCCCTGGATCTGATCAATGCAATTACTGGAAGTCCCTGCCAAGGAAGGCTACGTCTGGTTCCGCCAGGGCATCTGGCTGTTCCGCAAGAATCCGCTCACGTTCCTGATGCTGCTGTTCGTCTACCTGATCGCCGCGCAACTGGCGATCGTGGTGCCGCTAATCGGCATCATCGCGCTGCTGGTGGTCACGCCCGGCCTGTCGGTCGGCGTGATGACCGCGTGCCGCGACGTGATCCTGAACAAGCGCGTGATGCCCACCGTGCTGCTGGCGGGCTTTCGCACCAACGGCAAGGAAGCCACGCGCAACCTGCTGGTGCTGGGCGGCATCTATGCCGGGCTGGTGTTCATACTGGGCCTGATCGCGGGCTCGGTGGTGGACATGAGCGCGCTGGTGCCGATCGTGCTGAAGGAAGAGGCGCCATCGGCCGAGGCCGTGCGCCAGCTCTACTACGCGATGATGATCGGCGCGCTGCTGTACACGCCGATCGCGATGATGTTCTGGTTCGCGCCGTTGCTGGCCGCCTGGCACGGCGTGCCGCCGGTCAAGGCGCTGTTCTTCAGCTGGACCGCGTGCTGGCGTAACCGCGGCGCGTTCTTCACCTATGCCGTGCTGTTCGCGATGCTGCTGGTGGCGATTCCGTTCTTGCTGGAGGCGGTGTTCAGCGCGTTCGGGGCGGAGACGGTGTTGTCGTTCCTCGTGACGCCCTACTCGCTGCTGATGCTGGCGATCCTGTACTGCTCGTTCTATGCGACGTATCGCGGCTGTTTCAACGTGACGCCGCCGGGTGTCGAGCCGGCTGCGCCGATGGCGCCAGGCGCCTGAAGGCCTTCCACACGCTGATTGTGTGCTCCCTCTCCCGCAAGCGGGAAAGGGAGCAAACCGACGCCACGCGATTCCCTTCCGCCCCGCGCCCTATTCACTGAACGTCTTCACCATCGCTTCCGCCGCCTGGCGCAGGTCCGGCACGAACGTCATCAGCTGGTCCATCGACATGCGCGCCAGCGGCACCTGCACGGCAATCGCCGCGCAGGCACGGTTGCGGTCACGCATCACCGGCACCGCGACCGCAATCATCCCTTCCAGGTTTTCCTGGTTATTGATGCCCAGGCGCCGCCGCCGCGTCTCGGACAACTCCGTGTGCAGCGCCTCGGCATTGGTGATGGTGTGCGCGGAGTGCGCGCGCAACGGCAGGCTGGCCACCAGGCGCTCGCGCTGCGCACTGGGCAGGAACGCCAGCAACAGCTTGCCGCTGGCGCTGCAGTGCAGCGGCACCCGCGACCCCGGTTGCAGGTGCATGCGCAGCGG includes the following:
- a CDS encoding membrane protein — encoded protein: MQLLEVPAKEGYVWFRQGIWLFRKNPLTFLMLLFVYLIAAQLAIVVPLIGIIALLVVTPGLSVGVMTACRDVILNKRVMPTVLLAGFRTNGKEATRNLLVLGGIYAGLVFILGLIAGSVVDMSALVPIVLKEEAPSAEAVRQLYYAMMIGALLYTPIAMMFWFAPLLAAWHGVPPVKALFFSWTACWRNRGAFFTYAVLFAMLLVAIPFLLEAVFSAFGAETVLSFLVTPYSLLMLAILYCSFYATYRGCFNVTPPGVEPAAPMAPGA
- a CDS encoding membrane protein; protein product: MTSPSPVRATRFVAVADEPEPARLSPARIAAIAAAALALVAPGLALAQEQQSNALTQQELNQINNQPIAPAAKSQLNQPRQPSFQLNERDGTQVREYRNKGRATDIQVQSGFGTKYEMSKPEDSSPRIREHDVNRVPSVNLKF
- a CDS encoding homoserine kinase (catalyzes the formation of O-phospho-L-homoserine from L-homoserine~K02204: thrB2; homoserine kinase type II [EC:2.7.1.39]), giving the protein MAVFTTVSQDEIARWLLDFDLGEVRELRGIASGIENSNFFLTMEHEGQARQYVLTIFERLTFEQLPYYLHLMAHLAERGIRVPAPIPARDGEILRPLKGKPATIVTRLPGASQLAPDRQHCAEVGDMLARMHLAGQDYPHRQPNLRSLPWWQKTEAEILPFLDAGQRALLQREIAHQAVFFASADYASLGEGPCHCDLFRDNALFEEDGSGRHRLGGFFDFYFAGNDKWLFDLAVTVNDWCIDLASGELDHERAQALLRAYHAVRPLTGTEAAHWQDMLRAGALRFWVSRLWDFYLPREADMLQPHDPTHFERILRRRLDANPAHAPLPWI
- a CDS encoding IclR family transcriptional regulator produces the protein MSNHSNAAAVRAFRILEILSAADAPMSLSAIVQAIGLPKQTVHRLLKQLESTWLVSRTAGNRHYECSSRVRQLAVNVLMQAGPAAARHAILQQLVDKVGETCNLTMLSGDDVVYLDRVETQWPLRMHLQPGSRVPLHCSASGKLLLAFLPSAQRERLVASLPLRAHSAHTITNAEALHTELSETRRRRLGINNQENLEGMIAVAVPVMRDRNRACAAIAVQVPLARMSMDQLMTFVPDLRQAAEAMVKTFSE